The genomic segment tcccagtcatctttcAGCCgtgccatgccagctgttttttaatttaaattaagATTAAGATTCTTTATTTGTCACTGTATAAATTGTGGCGATAcaagatacacagtgaaatgAATGTGACTGTTCCTAGACTATGCGGCAGTAAAAAGAGAATTACAATTTACaattaaatatatagataaatcAACAATTAAGTAATTTACAATTTACAGTATTTATAAAATATCAAATATAAACTATAGAAGTAAAAAGAGAATAAAAAATCTACCATATACATGTAAATGGATCTATAAGTGACTGTGTGACTGATAAAGTGACTGGGTGTCTGATAAGGTGGTTGTGTGTCTGATGAAGAGCCGAATGGAATGGAATGgatcatgtgtgttgtgttttgtgtatccGGTGTGTTTAGTTTCCAAATGATCTGAGGGTAAAGGCTCCTCCTCAGCCTCTCAGTTCTGGCCCTGAAGCAGCGTAGCCTTTTCCCTGAGGGTAGCCATACAAACAGACTATGGTTAGGGTGGTGAATGTCCTTACTGATGCGTTTCCCAGATGCTCTGCACCACCTGCAGTAAATGTCCTGAGGTTTTGGCAGTACAGTCCTGGTGATGCGCTCAGAGCAGCGTATCACTCTTTGGAGGTCTTTCTTGTCCTGGGCGTTGCAGTTACCAAACCAGGTAGTGATGTTACCAAAAAGAACAGACCCAATGGTGGCAGAAAAGAAGAGTTTCAGCAGTGCTGTGGAGATCTTGAATTTCTTCAGCCTCCTGAGATGGTACAAGCGTTGCCTCGCCTTCTTTATCttggtggagatgtgtgtggaccATGTCAGGTCCTCAGAGATGTGGACTCCGAGGTACTTGTAGCTACTCACTGTCTCAACTGGAGTGTCATTGATCTGGAGAGGTGTGTATGaagtcctcctcttctcccttctAAAGTCAACTACCATCTCATTGGTCTTAGATATGTTCATTTCCAGGTTGTTGACTCCACACCATGATTACAGTTGCTCCAGCACAGACAGGTAGGCCTTCTCATCATTGTTGGAGATTAGGTCTATCACCACTGTATCATCCGCAAATTTCACAATGGTGTTGGAGCTGTGGGTGGCtgtacagtcatgtgtgtacagCGAGTACAGGAGTGGGCTCAATACACATCCTTGGGGGGCGCCGATACTGAGGGTTTTTGAGCTGGATGTAAAATTTCCCATCTTGACCACTTGAGGTCTGTCAGTCAGGAAGCTCTGTACCCAGGAACACAATGAGTGGTTCAGCCCCAGATCACAGAGTTTCATGACCAGCCTTGAGGGAACAATGGTATTGAACGCCGAGCTGTAGTCCACAAACAGTAGGTGTGCATAGTTCCCTTTTCCATTGTCAAGATGGGTGAGGATAGTGTGGAGAATGTATGCAATGGCATCAGATTTTTTGAAGCATCTCGGGACGATAGAATGGGTCAGGGATAAGTTGATTATGGTGATAAACACAGGGGCCAGCTGATCAGCGCAAGATTTTAGTACCCTCCCAGGGATGCCATCAGGACCAGCTGCCTTCCTGCTGTTTACCTGTTTCAGAGCTTTTCTCACATCTGACTCTGAAATGGTGACAGGGCGGTCCTCACTGGTTAGGTTG from the Brachyhypopomus gauderio isolate BG-103 unplaced genomic scaffold, BGAUD_0.2 sc114, whole genome shotgun sequence genome contains:
- the LOC143497901 gene encoding uncharacterized protein LOC143497901, with product MTLYKAKSYKVRKVVKAAKGRYRDKVEFHLGDRDNRRLWQGLRTITDFHKQTHTSTITDPSLVEDLNTFYARIEVSTEYANAVSIASLASNANATMACNLTSEDRPVTISESDVRKALKQVNSRKAAGPDGIPGRVLKSCADQLAPVFITIINLSLTHSIVPRCFKKSDAIAYILHTILTHLDNGKGNYAHLLFVDYSSAFNTIVPSRLVMKLCDLGLNHSLCSWVQSFLTDRPQVVKMGNFTSSSKTLSIGAPQGCVLSPLLYSLYTHDCTATHSSNTIVKFADDTVVIDLISNNDEKAYLSVLEQL